The nucleotide window CACTGGGAGCCGTGCTCGCCGGCCGTGATAATCCGGAATCGGCGCAACTGGTCCCGCGCATCGACCAGCGCGTCATGGGCATCGCGAGACCGGCGTGGCATTCGGGGGCATCCGCGGTCTTCCCACAACTGCCGCAGTTCACGGGTGAAGCGGGGCACTGCGGGTGGCAGTGCGGGCATCGCACCCCACAGCTGACACAGGGCCACGTGATCGTAGGCGGCCACCCAGGCCCACAGCTCAATCGGTTCATCACCGTCGATGCCAAGGAACTGCTCGAGATCCTTACGGATCTGGCTGCGTGAGCGCCACAGCTGAGACGCCGGCGGCGGCAGCTTGGGCAGCACATGGGTGCGAACCCAGCTGCCCGCCCGCGCTGGGTCGAACTCCGTTGATACGGCGTAGTATTCCCGGCCGTCCTCGGCGACCACCCCGATCGAGATCAGCTCAATCGTGCGACCGTCCTCGATGAACTCGGTGTCGTAGAAGTACCGCATGGATAGTCAGGGGCGCGGTGTCCGCGTCGCGGATCGGCTGACCCATCCCCCTCTCGGTCTTGGCGCGCACATTCCCGCGCAATCGGTTTGCCGACGGCTTCCCCGACATTCTTACGCGACTTGCACCCCGACCGGACCTTGCCGGTCACCCTGCGGGGGTCGAACTACGCGGGTCCGCCGGCTCCACCGCTGCCACCGTCTCCGCCCTCGCCGCCCGTGCGGCTGTCGTGCGGGCCGCCGGCACTGCCACCGGTACCCGTTTCGCCGGAGCCACCGTGACCGGCACCGCCGGAACCACCCTGGCCGCCGGCACCGCCATCCCCGGAAACATTCGGGACGGCATTGCCGGCATCGCCACCCCTGCCGCCATCGCCGCCATCCCCGCCCTTGCCGCCGCCCTCAAGGACGCCGACGCCGCCGTCCCCACCCCGGCCGCCCGGACCACCATGGCCACCGTTCTTATCGAACGAGTCTCCGCCGACGCCGCCATACCCGCCGTCCCCACCACGGCCGCCTTCGCCGCCGGCCCCGAAGATCCCGTCGCCGCCACGGCCCCCATTGCCGCCCTGACCGCCGTTTGTTCCAGTCGTGGCCCGTGAGCCCGGCGCACCCTGGCCGCCGGCGCCGCCCTCGCCGCCCTGGCCGCCGTTGCCGCCCTGGCCGCCGTCGCCGCCGTTACCACCGTCACCGGTGGTACCGAAGGCGTATCCGCGGCCCCCTTGCCCACCTTTCCCGCCCTGACCGCCGTCACTGGTGACACCGGTGGCACCGTCCGCGCCCGGGCCGGTGGCGCCGGTACCCCCGGAGCCACCGGTGCCGCCGGCGCCCGCATTACCGCCTCGACCACCGTCACCGCCCCTGCCGGCGTCATGGTTGGGGTAGGAGCCGACTCCGGTGCCGCCCTCGCCACCGGTACCGGGCTTGCCGCTGGCACCACCGTTTCCGCCGTCACCACCCTTGCCGTGCGACGAATTCCCGCCTGCTCCACCGTTGCCGCCGGCACCACTCTCCCCGCCGTTGCCGCCATTGCCGGCGTCGCCACCGGGAAGGCGCATCGCGCCATGACCGCCATTGCCTGCGTCGCCGCCCCCACCGCCGTCGCCGCCCCGGCCGCCATCACCGGCAAGCGACCCGCCGTTACCGCCGTTGCCACCCATGCCGCCGGTGCCGCCGTGGCCACCCACGGCGCCGTCGGCGGGCCCCTCAGCCGCGTAAGACTTGCCATCCGCGCCGGGCAAACCAACCGCGCCGGTTCCACCGAGGCCACCCGCACCGCCGTTGCCGACGGCGCCGCCGTTGCCGCCGTCGCCCCCGGCCCGGCCGTTGCCGTCGGCGGTGTAGACGCCGTCCAGACCCTTGCCTCCGCGGCCGCCATTGCCGCCGCTGGTCACGTCCGCGCCCTGGGCGCCGTCCGCGCCGTGGGTGGAGCCGTTGCCGCCCAGCCCCCGAGCCCCGCCCGAACCGGGGTCACCACCGTCGCCACCATTGCCTCCGACACCGTCGTTGACACTGGGATTGCCATTCCCGCCCCGGCCGCCGTCACCGGGTATCCCACCGGTACCGCCATCGCCACCGGCTCCACCACCGCCTTGGCTGCCGCCGTGGAAACCGGCGGCCACCGCGGCACCACCGAGACCACCGTCGCCGCCGCGGCCGCCGTTACCACCATCACCGCCGTCACCGCCGGCTTGGCCATGCCCGCCGGCGACCGCGCCGCTGCCGTTGGCTCCGTTACCGGCGTTGCCGCCGCTACCGGCGTTGCCGCCGCTCCCGCCTGCTCCGCCGTTGCCCGCCCGCGCTCCGCCGGCCCCACCGTCTCCGCCGTTTCCTCCGGCGCCGCCGTTGCCGCCATCGGCGCCGGAGGCACCAGAGTCCGACCCGTCCACGCCGGCCTTGCCGGCCACCCCGTTGCCGCCGTTGCCGCCTGCCCCGCCATTACCGACCAGTCCGCCGTCACCGCCGGCTCCACCGGCGGCCCCGGCAGCACCCGCGACGGTGCCGTTGGCTCCATTGCCGCCGTTACCGCCGTTACCGCCGCTCGTCGGGGTGGCGCCGGCCCCGCCACGCGCACCCAGGATTCCACCCGCGCCGCCGGCACCACCGGCGCCGGGGTTGCCGCCATTGCCGCCGTCACCGCCCTGCCCGCTGTTGGCGGCCATGGCGCCGGCAGCCCCGTTGCCGCCGTTGCCGGCGATCCCGCCGGCTCCACCCGCGCCGCCGGCCGAAAACAGCCCGGTCGCCGCGCCGCCGGCACCGCCGGCGCCCCCATTGCCGCCGTCACCGCCGGCACCGCCGCCGATGACATTTCCGCCTTCCCCGCCAGCCCCCCCGGTGCCGCCGTCACCGCCGGCACCGCCGCCGCCAATCAGCAATCCACCCCGTCCACCGGCGCCGCCGTCGCCGGCGTCGCCGCCCAGCCCACCGGTCCCGAAAAAGCCCTCGGCACCGCCGCCGCCGGCGCCACCATTGCCCCCCTGCCCACCGGCGCCCCATAGGCCCGCGCCGCCACCCACGCCGCCATTACCGCCGGCCCCGCCGGCCACACCGCCGCCGGCCACACCGCCGCCCACACCGCCGTCACCGCCGGCACCGCCGTATCCATACCATTGGCCGCCCAGACCGCCGTTGCCACCGGCACCACCGCTACCGGCGCCCGTGGCACCACCGCCGACACCACCGGCACCGCCGGAACCGATCAGTCCCGCGTTACCACCAAGCCCGCCGGAGCCCGCGTCAAACCCTTGCCCACCGATACCGCCGGCCCCACCGGCACCGATCAACCCGGCGAGCCCTCCTGCTCCACCGGCACCTCCGGTAGCGACGCCCTGCCCGCCGGCGCCTCCGGCGCCGCCGCTGCCGTACACCAACCCACCGCGGCCACCGAAACCACCGGCCGCGCCATTGCCCGAAGCCCCCGCCGTGCCGCCGGCACCCCCGGCGCCGCCGTTGCCGAACAACCCTGCGGCCCCGCCGGCCCCGCCGGCCTGACCGATCCCGCCGGACCCGCCGTTACCGCCGTTGCCCCACAAAATTCCGCCGGCCGAACCATCCTGGCCGGTCCCCGCGGCCCCGTTGGCACCATCGCCGATCAGCGGACGCCCCAGCAACGTCTGGGTGGGCGCATTGATCAGGTTCAGCGCACCTTGCTCCAAGGCTTGCAACGACGACACGCTGGCCGCCTCCGCGCCCGTATAAGCCCCCACAGCCTTCGTCAACGTCCGCGTGAACCCGTCGTGAAACTCCTCCAGCTGCGCGCTGATCGCCTGATAGTCCTGAGCGTGGGTGCCGAACAACGCCGCAATCGCCGCCGAGACCTCATCAGCGCCGGCGGCCAGCATCGCCGTGGTAGAGCCCGCGGCGGCCGCGTTGGCGGCACCGATCGCGGACCCAATACCCGCCACATCAGCAGCCGCCGCTGCCAACGACTCCGGCGACAAGACCAGAAATGACATGGCGGGCCCTCCATCGTCCGTTGCGGCACGCGCATCGGACCCGCTGGACTTGAAAACACCGCCCGAGCGCGATTGCACGCCGACATGCAAACTGTTGACGGGGTTGCGAAATTACCCAGGTCAGCGCGTCGGCGCTACGGCAATGTGCCAACTCCTAGCGACCGACAAAGATGCTCTGTGCACAACTCATCGGCCGCGGGTCCACGATCAGACTGGTTCTGCGGCAACCGACGATGCGGCTTCGGCAAGCTGCTCATACCCGCGAACCCCAACGCGAGCCGCGCCGCAGCGGCAAACCCACACTGAAGTAGCGATTAGGCTGTCTTCGACATGAGTACACGGCAGTCGCCCGAGCCGGGCAGTCGATTCGAGCGGGTCTCGCTTTGGGGCCTGCTCTGGCTGGTAGCCGCCGTGTCATTGGGCTACGCCGCCTGGCGGCTGTTCGGGCACATCCCGTACCGCATCGATATCGACATCTACCAGATGGGCAGCCAGGCCTGGCTGGACGGTCGTCCGCTGTACAGCGGCGACGTGAAATTCCACACACCGATCGGGCTGAACCTGCCCTTCACCTATCCCCCGCTGGCGGCGGTCGTGTTCATCCCGTTCGCCTGGCTGCACATGCCGGCGGCCAGCGTGGCGATCACGCTGTTGACCCTCTTGGTGCTGATCGTGTCTACCGTGGTCGTCCTGAGCGGTCTCGAAGTATGGGCCAGCTCCAGGGCCCTGCCCGGGCCCGGGTGGCTGCGTCGGCTGTGGTTGGCCGTGATGATCGTGGCCCCCGCCACGATCTGGTTGGAACCGATCAGTTCGAACTTCGCATTCGGCCAGATCAACGCGGTGCTAATGACATTGGTGATCCTGGACTGCTTCCCCCGCCGCACGCCCTGGCCACGCGGGCTGCTGCTCGGGTTGGGGATCGCGCTGAAGCTGACCCCGGCGGTGTTCCTGCTCTATTTCCTGCTGCGTCGCGACAACCGGGCGGCGCTGACCGCGGTGGCAAGTTTCGCGGCCGCCACGCTGGCCGGTTTCGCCCTCGCATGGCGCGACTCCTGGGAGTACTGGACCGATACGCTGCAGCACACCGACCGCATCGGTTCCGCCGCTTTGAACACCGACCAGAACATCGCCGGTGCCCTTGCCCGATTGCCCATCGGCGAACACGCAAGCCGGCTGCTGTGGGTCTTGCTGTCCCTTTTGGTGTTGGCGGCGACCATCTGGGCGATGCGGCGAGTGTTGTCAGCGGGTGAGCCGGCCCTGGCCGTCATCTGCGTGGCCTTGTTCGGGTTAGTGGTGTCGCCGGTTTCGTGGTCACACCATTGGGTGTGGATGCTGCCGGCGGTGCTGGTAACCGGAGTACTGGCCTGGCGGCGCCGGAATGCGGCATTGGCCGTCGTCACCGCCACGGGGTTGGCGCTGATGACGTGGACACCGATCGACCTGCTGCCCAAGCACCGGGAGGCTACCGCGGTCTGGTGGCGTCAGCTCGCCGGGATGTCCTATGTGTGGTGGGCGCTGGCGGTCATCGTCGTCGCCGGACTCACAGTTACCGCCCGCATCACAGCGACCAGCCTGCCCGAGCGCGATCTGACCCCGGTGCCGGCCGCAAGCTGACTAGCCCGCGGCCGTTTCGGGGATCCGCGCGGCGTCCGAAGAACCGGGATCTGCACCGTCACCGCCGTCGCCACCGCTTTTGACGCTGGCGGCGTAGATATCGACGTACTCCTGGCCCGAAAGCCCCATCAGCTCGTACATCACCTCATCGGTGACGGCCCGCTCAATGAAGTGGTTGTCGGCCAACCCCTCAAACCGCGAGAAGTCCATTGGTTTACCGAAACGAACTGTGACCCTGCCGAACCGCAACATCTTGCGGCCCGGCGGGTTGACGACGTCGGTGCCGATCATGGCGACCGGGATGACCGGAACGCCCGTGTGCAGGGCCAGCCGCGCCAACCCCGTCTTGCCCTTGTAAAGCCGGCCGTCGGGCGACCGGGTGCCCTCGGGATACATGCCCAGCAGCTTGCCCTGCCCCAGCAGCGACTGTGCGGTTCCCAAGGCGGCCTGCGCGGAGTCGGCATCGGTGCGGTCAATCGGCACCTGACCGGAGACACTGTAGAACCAGCGGTTGATCCAGCCCTTGAGTCCGGTGCCGGTGAAATACTCCGCTTTGGCCAGGAACCAGATCCGGCGGCGCACCACCAGGGGAAGATAGAAACTGTCCGCCACCGCAAGGTGGTTACTGGCCAGCAGCGCCGGTCCCGAACTCGGGATGTTTTCTAGGCCTTCGACTTTCGGGCGGCCGAGGAGAGTGAAGAGCGGGCCCATGAAAATGTACTTGAATAGGTAGTACCACATGGCTTTCCCTCTCAACCACACCGGAATGATGTTTGCGCCAACTGTACCTATCCGCGCAGGGTCCGACCACCTTACACAGAACGCCGGCTCACTCCTGGAGGGTAACCGGGATGGTCTGGTAACGCGATTTCGCGGCGGTCTCTGCGACCCCGTCGTCGGGGGCTGCCTCGCTGCTTACCCCCCCGCCGGGTGGGCCGTCCGGCGGAGGTTTCGCCGATCGGTCGATGTCGTCGACTATGGCGCGAATCACGTTGAGCAGTGCGACGCTGTGGTCACCGATAACCGTCAGCAATGGGTGCTGCTCCCCGCTGACCAACGCCGCTAGCGCGCACACCGGACACCACACCTGCTGACATTTGCCGGCCCCGCCGCCCGATGTCATCGCAGCCGCGGCACGTATCGCGGGGTCGATCCCATCCAGGATCGCCTGTGCAAGCCTGCGCAGTTCGGGACCAATTTCGGCATGAGGCCCGTTCACGTCGGCCACACCTCCGGATTCGGTCGAAATCGAACAGTTAGCTCACTGCCCCGCAGATGCGCGTCGAGGACGACGCACCTCCGCAGTACGGACGCCAACCGAACTCTGCGCCGCATGCCGCCGGCACTGATGATCAAATCGTCCTCCGCACGGCCCAGCGACAACGACTGAGGATCGAGCTGGGGCAACGTCAGCCGCAGACGATATACCGACCCAACACCGGACCCGGACTCGAGGTCGACGATAGGGCGCAACGGACCCGGCGGCGCGACTCCCCGGCGCCGGCGAGCACCGTCAAGCAGACCGCTGAGCGCCTTGGGGCCGATGGGCTCGCCGGCCAAGTGCGGAATTAGCACCAGCGCCACGTCACCGATGGTGGCGTCGAGTTCTTCCAGCACGGCACGCTGCTCGGAGATGCGTTCGGCATACCAGTAGAAAGCCGGGTGGTCGGGCAAACTGCGGTACTCGTAGTTCTCGTCGCGCACCAGAACCTGGTTGACCAGCAGCTCGTCTACCTGGACTCCCATCAGCGCCAACGAACCCAGTGTTCGGGCCGCCTCCGCCGCGACCACCCGCTCGGGGGTGAGGACCAGATGTGCGCTGACCAGTGCTCCGTCGGTCAACAACGCGCTGAGCCGCTCGACGCCAGCGCTGGTGCGTTCCAGCAATTCCACCACCGCGGCCGTGCGGCCATCATCGGTGGCTATGCTCAGCCTGCGGTGCCGCGGCCAGGCCCGCTCCACGTAGAGCGAGAAGGTGGCGGGCAGCGTCAGCATCCGCAGCGCGTCCGCCGTCGAGGCGCAGTCCACCACGACTCGATCCCACCGTCCGCCCGCCGCCAGCTCACCGACGGCATGCAGCCCGAGCACTTCCTGAATTCCGGGCAGTGCCGAGAGTTCTTCGGGGGCAATGCTGCTCAGCTCAGAGTCGGGAAAACGCCGGTCCAGCGTGTCGACGACGTCGCGCCACCGGTCTTCGAGCAAGGCGAGGGTGTCAAGCGCGAGCGCGTCCAGGAAGCCGCCGCCAACCTGATCCTGCCCGGTTTCCAGCTCAGCCAGCACGCGGACGGGCTCGCCGCGACCGGTCGGCGGAACCGCGATACCTAGCACGTCACCCAGCGAGTGTGCCTGGTCGGTGGATACCAGCAACACTCGCTGACCAGCACCGGCGTCACAAACCGCGGTAGCGGCCGCCAGCGTGGATTTTCCTACCCCGCCTTTACCTACAAAAAGACTGATCCGGGCCGGGGTGGGCGCAACGGAATCACTCAGCCCTCGACTCGTTTCTTCAGATCCTTCAACGCACCGTCGATCAGCCTGCGCTCGGCCTTACGCTTGAGCATGCCGATCATCGGGACGGCAAGGTCGACCGCCAGCTGATAAGTGACCTCCGTGCCCGACCCCTTGGGCGCCAAGATGTATGAGCCTTCCAGCGACTTGAGCAGCGAGCTGGATTGGAGCGTCCAGCTCAACGACTGGCGGTCGGCCGGCCACTCGTAGGACATGATCAAGGTGTCTTTGAAAATGGTTGCGTCCATCAGCATCCGCGCCCGTTTCGGGTAACCCTCGTCATCCGCCTCGAGGACTTCGACCTCTTTGTACTCCGAAATCCATTCGGGATAGGACTCGATGTCGGCGATCGCCTTCATCACCTCGCCTGGTTCCGCGTCGATGTAGATCGTCTGCGTCGTCTTGTCCGCCACCTGACTAGTTCCCTCTCCAACGCGGTTGATTCTCGGGAGTATCCGCCTTTCGGCAGAAACGGTACTCTCTTATGCCTACTTGGGGCCCTACCTGACCCGGTTAAACTACCGGAGAAACCCCGATGGGGCGGGTCTCTTCCAGCGTCGTCTTCACCTCGAAAGCCATTTTCTTGCCCGCCGCGCGCCGGCGGTGCGTCATTTTGGCCAAGTTCATCCTGGCCAGCTGCCAGGCGGCCACCCCGGCGGGTTCGGCGTGCAGAAAGTAGTGCAGGACGACGCCGTCTAAGGACGGCTCCAGCCAGACCTCCATCGTGCCGATCAGGGCGCCGGTGACGGCCCACCTAATGCCTTTCTCGGCCCGATCCTCGGTAACCTGCAGCTGCAAATCAGGCCACCACCGGCTCCAGCGGCACCGATCGGCGACGGTGGCGCCGACCCGTGCGCCATCCGCGGCGATATAGGTCTCGTCCGCGATCTGGATGCTGTTCATCGCCACAGCTTCACACACCCGTCTAGGAGCCGGTGGCTCCCCCCGGTCAACACCGGCACACCTTTCGCGATTGGAATGGTGTCTGGACCAGCCGTCTCAATGCTGGGTGAATACCGCGATTAGGCTGTCGATAGGAAGTCTGCCCGCAAAACATCAATTAGTGTCACATCAGGTCGAGCGAGGTCCAACAGAGTGCGCCAGTACAGTGTCCCAGCCCGCTTTTCGGTCGACGAGCGCGACTCCGTCGCAGCCATGGTCTTCGAGCACGAGCGCGATGACCCCGACTTTGTCATCTACCAGCGCCTGATCGACGGAGTCTGGACCGACGTTACCTGTGCCGAGGCCGCCAGCCAGATTCGTTCGGCCGCGCTTGGCTTGATCGGCTTGGGGGTACAGGCCGGAGATCGGGTGTCGATCTTTTCCGCCACTCGATACGAGTGGGCGATCCTCGATCTCGCGATCCTGGCGGTGGGCGCGGTCACCGTGCCCATCTATGAGACATCGTCGGCCGAGCAAGTGCGCTGGGTCTTGCACAACTCAGAAGCCGTGGTGGCGTTTGCCGAGACCGATGCGCACGCTGGAATGATCGCCGAGCTCGCCGGGGAGCTGCCCGCGCTGCGCCGGGTACTACACGTCAACGGGTCGGGCCCCAAGGCGCTCGATCAGCTCGCCGAAGAGGGCGCGGCGGTCGATCCGACCGAGCTCGACGCGCGAATTGCGGGCCTGCGGGCCGAGCACCCGGCAACACTGATCTACACGTCGGGCACCACCGGACGCCCCAAGGGCTGCCAACTCACGCACGCAAATCTGCTTTATGAGATCCGGGGCACTCAGGAGTGTCTGCCCACGCTGCTGCGACCAGGTCAGCGACTGCTGGTCTTCTTGCCGCTGGCTCATGTGCTAGCTCGAGCCCTTACCCTGTCGGCGTTCGCCAGCAAAGTGACCGTTGGCTTTACCAGCGACATCAAGAATCTGCTGCCCATGTTCGCGGTCTTCAAGCCGACGGTAGTGGTTTCGGTGCCAAGGGTTTTCGAAAAGGTCTACAACACCGCGGAGCAGAATGCCGCCAACGACGGCAAGGGGGCGATCTTTAAACTTGCCGCCCAGACCGCGGTCGATTGGAGTCGGGCCTTGGACAGTGGTCGCCCGGGGCTTCTGCTGCGCGCCAAGCACGCCCTGTTTGACCGGCTGGTCTACCACAAGCTTCGTTCGGCTCTGGGCGGCGACTGCCATGCGGCCGTCTCTGGTGGTGCGCCGTTGGGCGCGCGGCTGGGCCACTTCTACCGCGGTGTGGGCCTCACCATCTACGAGGGCTACGGCCTGACCGAGACCAGCGCGGCGATTACGGTCAGCCAGATCGACGCGCTCAAGATCGGTACGGTCGGAAAGCTGGTGCCCGGCAACAGTTTACGGATTGCCGACGATGGAGAGCTACTGGTTCGCGGCGGCGTGGTATTCAGCGGCTATTGGCGCAATGAGCAAGCCACCGACGAGGCGTTCTTCGAGGGTTGGTTCCGAACCGGCGATCTGGGCGCCGTCGACGACGACGGCTTCCTGCGGATCACCGGGCGTAAGAAAGAGCTGATCGTCACCGCGGGCGGCAAGAACGTTGCCCCGGCCGTATTGGAGGACCAGCTGCGAGCGCACCCACTGATCAGCCAGGCGATGGTCGTCGGGGATGCGAAGCCATTCATCGGCGCGCTGATCACCATCGACCCGGAGGCGTTTGTCGGGTGGAAGCAACGCAACAGCAAGGCTGACGACGCCACGGTGGGAGACTTGGCCGAAGATCCCGATCTGGTCGCGGAGGTGGATGCGGCCGTCAAGAACGCCAACCTTTCGGTGTCGCATGCCGAGTCGATCCGTAAGTTCCGGATTCTGCCTGTGGACTTCACCGAGGACACTGGGGAATTGACGCCAACGATGAAGGTCAAGCGCAACGTGGTGGCCGAGAAGTTCGCCACCGAGATCGAGGCGATATACACCCGGGACTAGCTTTCGCGCGGGTTACCCGCGCAACAGGTCTGCCAGCCGGGCGGCCAGCGTATCCCAGCGCCACTCGCTGGTCACCCATTGCCGGCCGGCGGACCCCATCGCCGCCGCCCGGTCCGGATTGCTCAGCAATTCGATGACTGCGCCAGCGACCTTGTCCACCCGGTCACCGTCGACCACTAACCCGGTTTTATTGTGCTGCACCGCTTCTGGGGCTCCGCCGGACTTACCGGCGATTACCGGCACGCCGCTGGCCGAAGCCTCCAGAAATACGATGCCCAACCCCTCGACATCCATTCCGGCGCCGCGGGTGCGGCATGGCATTGCGAAGACGTCGGCCAGCGCATGGTGCGCTGGCAATTCCTCGCCCGGAACACCGCCGGTGAAGACCACGTGGTCGGCCACCTCGCGGTCGCGGGCCAGCCGGCGCAGTGTCTCCAGGTAAGGCCCACCCCCGACGATCACCAGCGCGGCCCCGTCGACCTGCCGGCGGATCGACGGCAGCGCCTTGATCAACATGTCCTGACCCTTGCGCGGCACCAGCCGCGATAGGCACACCACGGTGGGCCGCTCGCCCAGCCCGTAGCGCTTACGCAATTCGGCCCGGCCGGCCGGGTCTGGCCGAAACCGGTCGGTGTCCACCCCGGGTGGCAAGTGTTCCAGCGAAGCGGACGGCCCGAAGGCGGGCGCGAAACGCGACCGGGTGTAGCGACTGACGAAGGTCACCACATCGGCTTCGTCCCCAATTCGGCGCAGCACCGACCGCGCGATTGGGAGCATCGACCAGCCCACCTCGTGACCGTGGGTGCTGGCCAGCACCCACGACGCACCGGCCTGGCGTGCCCGCGCAGCCAGCAACGCCAACGGCGCGGCGGCTCCAAACCAGACGGTGTCGATGTCGTGCTCGGCGATCAGCCGCCGCATGCGACTATCGACCGCCGGCACGGGCAGCATCAACGTCGTCGGGTGGCGCACCACCCGATAGCCGGCCGCACGAGCCGCTTCGTCATGGGCGTCAGCACCCTTCCACTGCGGCGCATACACCGTGACGGAATGTGAGCCGGCGTCGACCAGCCGACCGACAAACTCCCCCAGATACGACTGAATGCCGCCCCGTCTGGGCGGAAAGTCGTTAGTTACCAGTAGGACCCGACTCACCCGCGTCAATCTAGCCTGAGGACCATGCGCGGTCGTTCGGTGGTCCGCCGAGAAGGGCAATCAGCTCGCCCGGGTCAACCACCGCTGCCAGCGGGCAAGCAAGCCCGCGACGTCGGTGTTGAGCACCTCGCGCACCGCGCTGGCCATGCCCGAATGCGTTGCACCACAAGCGATCCGGTAGAACTCGCGCAGGGTGGTCGTGCCGTAGGTATCCGCAACGAATCGAGCAAACCACCACGCGCTGTCGTAGGCCACCAAACGCTGCGGACCGGGCGAGTCCAGGTCGGCGTCCGACGGCAGCGCGTCGGGTACTGTCCCTTCGGGCGGCGCGGCGGCGGGTCTTGCGACGAAATCGGCCACCCCCTCGGTCAGCCAACGTGGCGCATCCAATGCCGTGTCAGCGCGGGCCGCATAGTGAAAAAGCTCGTGAGTCACCACTATTCGCAGTGCACTCGGGCTCATGCCGACCGCCCCCGGCGCGAATACGATCCGTTGACCGACCACCGTGCGGCGGGCCGGATCGACGCGGTCCGCGACGGTTACCGCCGCGATATCGGCCCATTGCGATGCCAGGCCACCACCGGCCGCGGAC belongs to Mycobacterium basiliense and includes:
- a CDS encoding polyadenylate-specific 3'-exoribonuclease AS, with protein sequence MRYFYDTEFIEDGRTIELISIGVVAEDGREYYAVSTEFDPARAGSWVRTHVLPKLPPPASQLWRSRSQIRKDLEQFLGIDGDEPIELWAWVAAYDHVALCQLWGAMPALPPAVPRFTRELRQLWEDRGCPRMPRRSRDAHDALVDARDQLRRFRIITAGEHGSQ
- a CDS encoding PE family protein, yielding MSFLVLSPESLAAAAADVAGIGSAIGAANAAAAGSTTAMLAAGADEVSAAIAALFGTHAQDYQAISAQLEEFHDGFTRTLTKAVGAYTGAEAASVSSLQALEQGALNLINAPTQTLLGRPLIGDGANGAAGTGQDGSAGGILWGNGGNGGSGGIGQAGGAGGAAGLFGNGGAGGAGGTAGASGNGAAGGFGGRGGLVYGSGGAGGAGGQGVATGGAGGAGGLAGLIGAGGAGGIGGQGFDAGSGGLGGNAGLIGSGGAGGVGGGATGAGSGGAGGNGGLGGQWYGYGGAGGDGGVGGGVAGGGVAGGAGGNGGVGGGAGLWGAGGQGGNGGAGGGGAEGFFGTGGLGGDAGDGGAGGRGGLLIGGGGAGGDGGTGGAGGEGGNVIGGGAGGDGGNGGAGGAGGAATGLFSAGGAGGAGGIAGNGGNGAAGAMAANSGQGGDGGNGGNPGAGGAGGAGGILGARGGAGATPTSGGNGGNGGNGANGTVAGAAGAAGGAGGDGGLVGNGGAGGNGGNGVAGKAGVDGSDSGASGADGGNGGAGGNGGDGGAGGARAGNGGAGGSGGNAGSGGNAGNGANGSGAVAGGHGQAGGDGGDGGNGGRGGDGGLGGAAVAAGFHGGSQGGGGAGGDGGTGGIPGDGGRGGNGNPSVNDGVGGNGGDGGDPGSGGARGLGGNGSTHGADGAQGADVTSGGNGGRGGKGLDGVYTADGNGRAGGDGGNGGAVGNGGAGGLGGTGAVGLPGADGKSYAAEGPADGAVGGHGGTGGMGGNGGNGGSLAGDGGRGGDGGGGGDAGNGGHGAMRLPGGDAGNGGNGGESGAGGNGGAGGNSSHGKGGDGGNGGASGKPGTGGEGGTGVGSYPNHDAGRGGDGGRGGNAGAGGTGGSGGTGATGPGADGATGVTSDGGQGGKGGQGGRGYAFGTTGDGGNGGDGGQGGNGGQGGEGGAGGQGAPGSRATTGTNGGQGGNGGRGGDGIFGAGGEGGRGGDGGYGGVGGDSFDKNGGHGGPGGRGGDGGVGVLEGGGKGGDGGDGGRGGDAGNAVPNVSGDGGAGGQGGSGGAGHGGSGETGTGGSAGGPHDSRTGGEGGDGGSGGAGGPA
- a CDS encoding glycosyltransferase 87 family protein, coding for MSTRQSPEPGSRFERVSLWGLLWLVAAVSLGYAAWRLFGHIPYRIDIDIYQMGSQAWLDGRPLYSGDVKFHTPIGLNLPFTYPPLAAVVFIPFAWLHMPAASVAITLLTLLVLIVSTVVVLSGLEVWASSRALPGPGWLRRLWLAVMIVAPATIWLEPISSNFAFGQINAVLMTLVILDCFPRRTPWPRGLLLGLGIALKLTPAVFLLYFLLRRDNRAALTAVASFAAATLAGFALAWRDSWEYWTDTLQHTDRIGSAALNTDQNIAGALARLPIGEHASRLLWVLLSLLVLAATIWAMRRVLSAGEPALAVICVALFGLVVSPVSWSHHWVWMLPAVLVTGVLAWRRRNAALAVVTATGLALMTWTPIDLLPKHREATAVWWRQLAGMSYVWWALAVIVVAGLTVTARITATSLPERDLTPVPAAS
- a CDS encoding lysophospholipid acyltransferase family protein, translating into MWYYLFKYIFMGPLFTLLGRPKVEGLENIPSSGPALLASNHLAVADSFYLPLVVRRRIWFLAKAEYFTGTGLKGWINRWFYSVSGQVPIDRTDADSAQAALGTAQSLLGQGKLLGMYPEGTRSPDGRLYKGKTGLARLALHTGVPVIPVAMIGTDVVNPPGRKMLRFGRVTVRFGKPMDFSRFEGLADNHFIERAVTDEVMYELMGLSGQEYVDIYAASVKSGGDGGDGADPGSSDAARIPETAAG
- a CDS encoding ArsA family ATPase gives rise to the protein MSDSVAPTPARISLFVGKGGVGKSTLAAATAVCDAGAGQRVLLVSTDQAHSLGDVLGIAVPPTGRGEPVRVLAELETGQDQVGGGFLDALALDTLALLEDRWRDVVDTLDRRFPDSELSSIAPEELSALPGIQEVLGLHAVGELAAGGRWDRVVVDCASTADALRMLTLPATFSLYVERAWPRHRRLSIATDDGRTAAVVELLERTSAGVERLSALLTDGALVSAHLVLTPERVVAAEAARTLGSLALMGVQVDELLVNQVLVRDENYEYRSLPDHPAFYWYAERISEQRAVLEELDATIGDVALVLIPHLAGEPIGPKALSGLLDGARRRRGVAPPGPLRPIVDLESGSGVGSVYRLRLTLPQLDPQSLSLGRAEDDLIISAGGMRRRVRLASVLRRCVVLDAHLRGSELTVRFRPNPEVWPT
- a CDS encoding SRPBCC family protein; this translates as MADKTTQTIYIDAEPGEVMKAIADIESYPEWISEYKEVEVLEADDEGYPKRARMLMDATIFKDTLIMSYEWPADRQSLSWTLQSSSLLKSLEGSYILAPKGSGTEVTYQLAVDLAVPMIGMLKRKAERRLIDGALKDLKKRVEG
- a CDS encoding polyketide cyclase / dehydrase and lipid transport translates to MNSIQIADETYIAADGARVGATVADRCRWSRWWPDLQLQVTEDRAEKGIRWAVTGALIGTMEVWLEPSLDGVVLHYFLHAEPAGVAAWQLARMNLAKMTHRRRAAGKKMAFEVKTTLEETRPIGVSPVV